In the genome of Augochlora pura isolate Apur16 chromosome 8, APUR_v2.2.1, whole genome shotgun sequence, one region contains:
- the Hen1 gene encoding hen1 methyltransferase isoform X2: protein MDYMMVDSEAPQDIVARPIRFFPPAYVQRYTAVSDILSSPKYNGKLRKVVDFGCSELGFLVYLKNTRGVEKILCVDIDRQLLDACQEKAAPLNAEYIHTRSTPLVIEICEGSVTHNDKKLENTDAVICIELIEHLYPDTLRDLPKNIFGFIKPKVAIMTTPNAEFNVLFPNFSGFRHPDHKFEWTRQQFQDWAKDITSKYPDYEVTFDGICKGPEGSEHLGTCTQMAIFHRHCEYRDDSSQSVEGLFNVVAVHYYPMQEDNRSDEQKIVDEAKYYIGWLLYQDPEIEEELPLKRLLGMLKSFNVSEEALQTILEDAGYTFENRESGPTIILPQLTWSDHSPIEGDGWSNEHSLINEDEWDAEPGAPSNSTRYLEEDWDNPNWDEEPSIVIPQNNFVVQDNTYLFDGDNIALDSGLDMRNSAASAMYSERSIREPLDSSHRFSSNMDRMSVDDMNEPIDQNVCPDLNASIALPDSSLSIRLEEVKEDFPFENIGSSSTQENSVQQLNHMLHFPVNMNISHASTSPEPYLLQAVKMDQHFKHDSLCNESMSDWMLNNSSYQNEASEDSHLTTRNDLVDHNNSCSLHLNASHQESEFPSPKDVNSSRNINTSVQDSSRDNQQQMNAMSLASCSLANSQPQFTSSPKVAAKVNPTSKKKRSLNLHGHTNSLPSTIKKLQLLELESNKSLEINSKCSRSNEDEVASVKPLLADCNKKDTSCDTSLTESNVLTTTSPLNNIQTVVEPQSSCNQRLQLVDLKLIKQASDDVNSTKTTCHNAKDTDLKSTLPSLEEATGAVQYTSVLKIEEQGESTEEASKDLNTNALEIAETAEAKPFSPETPPNSWSPEVMDSGYPNSTSAQDMTPEYDLSSIAQDHISDSEPPSIAEAPRPEVLEVVEVVEVENGDLANNNRDGEGNNMMAAQLNELEDLQPLIDVLENDRENENDIYALENDLPIDVEMQIRERRDIRFPDRAGGDDRFRNMERDEGFDSSSTDGSDLENHEMGEDDNSDENVAMDSENASHSDSGSDRWPAGRT, encoded by the exons A TGGATTACATGATGGTAGATTCAGAAGCGCCTCAAGATATCGTGGCGAGACCAATAAGATTTTTTCCGCCAGCTTACGTGCAAAGATACACTGCCGTGAGCGACATATTAAGTAGTCCCAAGTACAATGGAAAATTGCGTAAG GTTGTAGATTTTGGCTGCTCCGAACTTggttttttagtttatttaaagaaCACACGTGGTGTGGAGAAAATTCTGTGTGTTGATATTGATAGGCAGCTTTTGGATGCCTGTCAGGAGAAGGCTGCACCTCTAAATGCAGAATACATTCACACCAGGTCAACGCCATTGGTCATTGAAATATGCGAGGGTAGTGTGACACATAATGATAAAAAACTGGAAAATACAGATGCTGTAATTTGCATAGAACT GATCGAGCATTTATATCCAGATACTTTGAGAGATCTacccaaaaatatttttgggtTCATTAAGCCAAAGGTTGCAATAATGACTACTCCAAATGCAGAGTTTAATGTGTtgtttccaaatttttctGGATTTAGGCATCCTGATCACAAATTTGAGTGGACCAGACAACAGTTTCAAGATTG GGCAAAAGACATCACTTCAAAGTATCCAGATTATGAGGTAACTTTTGATGGCATTTGTAAGGGTCCAGAAGGCAGTGAGCACTTAGGTACCTGTACTCAAATGGCAATATTTCACCGGCACTGCGAATATAGAGATGATTCCAGTCAAAGCGTCGAGGGTTTGTTTAATGTTGTAGCGGTACATTACTATCCAATGCAAGAAGATAATCGTTCAGATGAACAGAAGATCGTGGACGAGGCCAAGTACTATATCGGATGGTTATTGTACCAAGACCCCGAGATAGAGGAAGAGCTGCCACTGAAAAGATTATTAGGAATGTTAAAATCGTTCAATGTATCAGAGGAAGCGTTGCAGACGATTTTGGAAGATGCCGGATATACGTTTGAGAACCGCGAATCCGGACCAACTATAATATTACCGCAACTTACATGGTCAGACCATAGCCCGATAGAAGGAGATGGTTGGTCTAATGAACATTCCTTAATAAACGAAGATGAATGGGATGCTGAACCTGGTGCACCTTCAAATTCGACTAGGTACTTAGAAGAAGATTGGGACAATCCGAATTGGGACGAAGAACCAAGCATCGTTATCCcacagaataattttgtagttCAGGACAATACGTATCTTTTCGATGGCGATAATATAGCATTAGACAGCGGCTTGGACATGAGAAATTCTGCGGCGTCAGCGATGTATAGCGAGCGTAGTATCAGAGAGCCTCTAGACTCTAGCCATCGATTTTCCAGTAATATGGATCGTATGAGTGTGGACGACATGAACGAACCAATCGATCAGAATGTTTGTCCAGATTTAAATGCATCAATTGCGCTACCTGATTCTTCCTTGAGCATTAGATTGGAAGAGGTAAAAGAAGATTTTCCGTTCGAGAACATTGGTTCCTCGAGTACGCAAGAAAACTCTGTGCAACAGCTGAACCACATGTTGCATTTCCCGGTAAACATGAATATATCGCACGCATCCACCTCACCCGAACCGTATCTTCTGCAAGCCGTTAAAATGGACCAACATTTCAAGCACGATAGCCTGTGTAACGAAAGCATGAGCGATTGGATGCTAAATAACTCGTCGTACCAGAATGAGGCGTCTGAGGACAGTCACCTGACGACAAGGAATGATTTAGTTGACCATAATAATTCATGTAGCTTACATTTAAATGCGTCGCATCAAGAAAGCGAATTTCCTAGTCCCAAAGATGTAAATAGTAGTAGAAACATAAATACAAGTGTTCAAGATTCCTCGAGGGATAATCAGCAACAGATGAACGCCATGTCATTAGCCAGTTGTTCCTTAGCCAATAGTCAACCGCAATTTACAAGTTCGCCAAAGGTAGCGGCAAAGGTGAATCCAACGAGCAAGAAGAAGAGATCTTTGAACCTCCATGGGCATACGAACAGTTTACctagtacaataaaaaaactCCAACTGCTGGAACTCGAAAGCAATAAGTCGTTAGAGATTAATAGCAAATGTTCGCGAAGCAATGAAGATGAAGTGGCATCAGTGAAGCCTTTATTGGCTGATTGCAATAAAAAGGATACTTCCTGCGATACCTCGTTAACTGAAAGCAATGTGTTAACGACAACGTCCCCGTTGAACAACATTCAAACAGTGGTAGAGCCTCAATCGTCTTGTAATCAGAGACTTCAATTAGTCGatctaaaattaatcaaacaaGCGTCGGATGATGTAAATAGCACCAAGACTACTTGTCACAATGCCAAAGACACAGATTTGAAGTCCACTCTTCCGTCTTTAGAAGAAGCTACAGGGGCTGTTCAATACACAtcagtattaaaaatcgaggaaCAGGGTGAGTCTACAGAAGAGGCTAGTAAAGATTTGAATACGAACGCTTTAGAGATTGCTGAGACTGCAGAGGCGAAGCCATTTTCACCGGAAACACCACCGAATAGTTGGTCCCCGGAAGTGATGGATTCTGGATATCCTAATTCAACTTCTGCTCAGGACATGACCCCGGAATATGATTTGTCTAGTATAGCGCAAGATCACATATCTGATTCTGAACCGCCTAGTATAGCAGAGGCTCCTAGACCAGAAGTCCTTGAAGTAGTTGAGGTTGTCGAAGTCGAGAATGGCGATTTAGCGAACAATAATAGGGATGGAGAGGGCAATAATATGATGGCGGCTCAATTAAACGAGTTGGAGGACTTGCAACCTTTGATCGATGTTCTTGAAAATGATCGGGAGAACGAGAATGATATTTATGCGTTGGAGAATGACTTACCCATCGACGTTGAGATGCAGATCAGGGAACGCAGAGACATTAGGTTCCCTGATAGAGCAG GAGGGGACGACAGGTTCAGAAATATGGAACGCGACGAAGGTTTCGATAGCAGTTCCACAGATGGTAGCGATTTGGAAAACCATGAGATGGGTGAGGATGATAACAGTGATGAGAATGTGGCCATGGATAGCGAAAATGCATCGCACAGTGATAGCGGAAGTGATAGATGGCCAGCTGGTCGCACgtga
- the Hen1 gene encoding hen1 methyltransferase isoform X1, translating into MVIVLFHVLYLLGKYVYQNYKVNKRKAVDDVVTNTEEIFEFSEVDYMMVDSEAPQDIVARPIRFFPPAYVQRYTAVSDILSSPKYNGKLRKVVDFGCSELGFLVYLKNTRGVEKILCVDIDRQLLDACQEKAAPLNAEYIHTRSTPLVIEICEGSVTHNDKKLENTDAVICIELIEHLYPDTLRDLPKNIFGFIKPKVAIMTTPNAEFNVLFPNFSGFRHPDHKFEWTRQQFQDWAKDITSKYPDYEVTFDGICKGPEGSEHLGTCTQMAIFHRHCEYRDDSSQSVEGLFNVVAVHYYPMQEDNRSDEQKIVDEAKYYIGWLLYQDPEIEEELPLKRLLGMLKSFNVSEEALQTILEDAGYTFENRESGPTIILPQLTWSDHSPIEGDGWSNEHSLINEDEWDAEPGAPSNSTRYLEEDWDNPNWDEEPSIVIPQNNFVVQDNTYLFDGDNIALDSGLDMRNSAASAMYSERSIREPLDSSHRFSSNMDRMSVDDMNEPIDQNVCPDLNASIALPDSSLSIRLEEVKEDFPFENIGSSSTQENSVQQLNHMLHFPVNMNISHASTSPEPYLLQAVKMDQHFKHDSLCNESMSDWMLNNSSYQNEASEDSHLTTRNDLVDHNNSCSLHLNASHQESEFPSPKDVNSSRNINTSVQDSSRDNQQQMNAMSLASCSLANSQPQFTSSPKVAAKVNPTSKKKRSLNLHGHTNSLPSTIKKLQLLELESNKSLEINSKCSRSNEDEVASVKPLLADCNKKDTSCDTSLTESNVLTTTSPLNNIQTVVEPQSSCNQRLQLVDLKLIKQASDDVNSTKTTCHNAKDTDLKSTLPSLEEATGAVQYTSVLKIEEQGESTEEASKDLNTNALEIAETAEAKPFSPETPPNSWSPEVMDSGYPNSTSAQDMTPEYDLSSIAQDHISDSEPPSIAEAPRPEVLEVVEVVEVENGDLANNNRDGEGNNMMAAQLNELEDLQPLIDVLENDRENENDIYALENDLPIDVEMQIRERRDIRFPDRAGGDDRFRNMERDEGFDSSSTDGSDLENHEMGEDDNSDENVAMDSENASHSDSGSDRWPAGRT; encoded by the exons ATGGTTATTGTACTGTTCCACGTGCTCTATCTTCTCGGGAAGTATGTATACcaaaattacaaagtaaacAAACGAAAAGCTGTGGACGATGTCGTGACTAACACAGaggaaattttcgaattttccgaAGTGGATTACATGATGGTAGATTCAGAAGCGCCTCAAGATATCGTGGCGAGACCAATAAGATTTTTTCCGCCAGCTTACGTGCAAAGATACACTGCCGTGAGCGACATATTAAGTAGTCCCAAGTACAATGGAAAATTGCGTAAG GTTGTAGATTTTGGCTGCTCCGAACTTggttttttagtttatttaaagaaCACACGTGGTGTGGAGAAAATTCTGTGTGTTGATATTGATAGGCAGCTTTTGGATGCCTGTCAGGAGAAGGCTGCACCTCTAAATGCAGAATACATTCACACCAGGTCAACGCCATTGGTCATTGAAATATGCGAGGGTAGTGTGACACATAATGATAAAAAACTGGAAAATACAGATGCTGTAATTTGCATAGAACT GATCGAGCATTTATATCCAGATACTTTGAGAGATCTacccaaaaatatttttgggtTCATTAAGCCAAAGGTTGCAATAATGACTACTCCAAATGCAGAGTTTAATGTGTtgtttccaaatttttctGGATTTAGGCATCCTGATCACAAATTTGAGTGGACCAGACAACAGTTTCAAGATTG GGCAAAAGACATCACTTCAAAGTATCCAGATTATGAGGTAACTTTTGATGGCATTTGTAAGGGTCCAGAAGGCAGTGAGCACTTAGGTACCTGTACTCAAATGGCAATATTTCACCGGCACTGCGAATATAGAGATGATTCCAGTCAAAGCGTCGAGGGTTTGTTTAATGTTGTAGCGGTACATTACTATCCAATGCAAGAAGATAATCGTTCAGATGAACAGAAGATCGTGGACGAGGCCAAGTACTATATCGGATGGTTATTGTACCAAGACCCCGAGATAGAGGAAGAGCTGCCACTGAAAAGATTATTAGGAATGTTAAAATCGTTCAATGTATCAGAGGAAGCGTTGCAGACGATTTTGGAAGATGCCGGATATACGTTTGAGAACCGCGAATCCGGACCAACTATAATATTACCGCAACTTACATGGTCAGACCATAGCCCGATAGAAGGAGATGGTTGGTCTAATGAACATTCCTTAATAAACGAAGATGAATGGGATGCTGAACCTGGTGCACCTTCAAATTCGACTAGGTACTTAGAAGAAGATTGGGACAATCCGAATTGGGACGAAGAACCAAGCATCGTTATCCcacagaataattttgtagttCAGGACAATACGTATCTTTTCGATGGCGATAATATAGCATTAGACAGCGGCTTGGACATGAGAAATTCTGCGGCGTCAGCGATGTATAGCGAGCGTAGTATCAGAGAGCCTCTAGACTCTAGCCATCGATTTTCCAGTAATATGGATCGTATGAGTGTGGACGACATGAACGAACCAATCGATCAGAATGTTTGTCCAGATTTAAATGCATCAATTGCGCTACCTGATTCTTCCTTGAGCATTAGATTGGAAGAGGTAAAAGAAGATTTTCCGTTCGAGAACATTGGTTCCTCGAGTACGCAAGAAAACTCTGTGCAACAGCTGAACCACATGTTGCATTTCCCGGTAAACATGAATATATCGCACGCATCCACCTCACCCGAACCGTATCTTCTGCAAGCCGTTAAAATGGACCAACATTTCAAGCACGATAGCCTGTGTAACGAAAGCATGAGCGATTGGATGCTAAATAACTCGTCGTACCAGAATGAGGCGTCTGAGGACAGTCACCTGACGACAAGGAATGATTTAGTTGACCATAATAATTCATGTAGCTTACATTTAAATGCGTCGCATCAAGAAAGCGAATTTCCTAGTCCCAAAGATGTAAATAGTAGTAGAAACATAAATACAAGTGTTCAAGATTCCTCGAGGGATAATCAGCAACAGATGAACGCCATGTCATTAGCCAGTTGTTCCTTAGCCAATAGTCAACCGCAATTTACAAGTTCGCCAAAGGTAGCGGCAAAGGTGAATCCAACGAGCAAGAAGAAGAGATCTTTGAACCTCCATGGGCATACGAACAGTTTACctagtacaataaaaaaactCCAACTGCTGGAACTCGAAAGCAATAAGTCGTTAGAGATTAATAGCAAATGTTCGCGAAGCAATGAAGATGAAGTGGCATCAGTGAAGCCTTTATTGGCTGATTGCAATAAAAAGGATACTTCCTGCGATACCTCGTTAACTGAAAGCAATGTGTTAACGACAACGTCCCCGTTGAACAACATTCAAACAGTGGTAGAGCCTCAATCGTCTTGTAATCAGAGACTTCAATTAGTCGatctaaaattaatcaaacaaGCGTCGGATGATGTAAATAGCACCAAGACTACTTGTCACAATGCCAAAGACACAGATTTGAAGTCCACTCTTCCGTCTTTAGAAGAAGCTACAGGGGCTGTTCAATACACAtcagtattaaaaatcgaggaaCAGGGTGAGTCTACAGAAGAGGCTAGTAAAGATTTGAATACGAACGCTTTAGAGATTGCTGAGACTGCAGAGGCGAAGCCATTTTCACCGGAAACACCACCGAATAGTTGGTCCCCGGAAGTGATGGATTCTGGATATCCTAATTCAACTTCTGCTCAGGACATGACCCCGGAATATGATTTGTCTAGTATAGCGCAAGATCACATATCTGATTCTGAACCGCCTAGTATAGCAGAGGCTCCTAGACCAGAAGTCCTTGAAGTAGTTGAGGTTGTCGAAGTCGAGAATGGCGATTTAGCGAACAATAATAGGGATGGAGAGGGCAATAATATGATGGCGGCTCAATTAAACGAGTTGGAGGACTTGCAACCTTTGATCGATGTTCTTGAAAATGATCGGGAGAACGAGAATGATATTTATGCGTTGGAGAATGACTTACCCATCGACGTTGAGATGCAGATCAGGGAACGCAGAGACATTAGGTTCCCTGATAGAGCAG GAGGGGACGACAGGTTCAGAAATATGGAACGCGACGAAGGTTTCGATAGCAGTTCCACAGATGGTAGCGATTTGGAAAACCATGAGATGGGTGAGGATGATAACAGTGATGAGAATGTGGCCATGGATAGCGAAAATGCATCGCACAGTGATAGCGGAAGTGATAGATGGCCAGCTGGTCGCACgtga
- the LOC144473982 gene encoding WD repeat-containing protein 46, whose amino-acid sequence MRNIRNKYNNGPYISEERMAKHRKGEGIDLKARTSRIKHKLLRQKLKAKEKIINNTVKDTARAEILLTEDYGCLEAEPGELTARFRQSQIADNVDITSATKHFSLKLDFGPYYIKYTRNGRHLVLGGRKGHVAALDWVTKQLACEMNVMESVHDVSWLHIETMFAVAQKDWVYVYDNQGIELHCLKQMHKVNKLEFLPYHFLLASGSREGYLAWLDVSIGTFVNSCNAKIGCIQAMTQNPTNAVLCVGSSKGVVSMWSPNSRDPLAKMLCHTQAINTIAVHPCGTYMATSCPAKSVKVWDIRQLAGPVHNYQTQSPVQHLSYSHCGQLAMAMGNVVEVYRPSADEMKPYMRHKADWTVTSMQFCPFEDILGIGTTRGVSSLLVPGSGEANYDALELNPFQTKSQRREAEVKALLDKIQPELITLDPIAITEVDVPSLKDKVEAKNKLIHLKPKDIEFNPRRTKVKGKGGTAKVIKTKKILKDLNRREYVTTMRQADIRPDVERTERPRRDYGVLNRFVSKTR is encoded by the exons ATGAGGAACATAa gaaacaaatacaataatGGGCCATACATTAGTGAAGAGCGAATGGCAAAACACCGTAAGGGAGAAGGAATTGATTTAAAGGCTAGAACATCTAGGATAAAGCACAAATTGCTAAGACAAAAGTTGAAAGCAAAggagaaaattataaacaacaCTGTAAAGGATACAGCTCGAGCAGAGATATTATTGACTGAAGATTATGGTTGTTTGGAAGCTGAGCCAGGAGAACTAACAGCGCGATTTAGGCAGTCACAGATTGCAGATAATGTAGATATAACTAGCGCGACTAagcatttttctttgaaattagattttggcccatattatataaagtacACAAGAAATGGTAGGCATCTGGTTTTGGGTGGGCGGAAAGGACACGTAGCTGCCTTAGATTGGGTCACAAAGCAGTTGGCCTGTGAAATGAATGTAATGGAATCAGTGCATGATGTCTCGTGGTTACACATTGAAACCATGTTTGCTGTAGCACAAAAGGACTGGGTATATGTTTATGATAATCAAGGAATTGAATTACATTGTCTCAAGCAAATGCATAAAGTAAACAAGCTAGAGTTCTTGCCTTATCATTTCTTACTTGCCAGTGGCTCTAGAGAGGGCTATTTAGCTTGGCTCGATGTCTCAATAGGTACATTTGTAAATTCATGCAATGCCAAAATTGGATGCATACAG GCAATGACACAGAATCCAACTAATGCAGTACTATGCGTGGGTAGTTCAAAGGGAGTGGTCTCTATGTGGTCTCCAAATAGTAGAGATCCATTAGCAAAAATGTTGTGTCATACTCAGGCAATAAACACAATAGCTGTACATCCTTGTGGCACTTATATGGCGACTAGCTGCCCAGCAAAGTCTGTAAAGGTGTGGGACATTAGACAGTTGGCAGGTCCTGTACATAATTACCAAACGCAATCTCCTGTTCAACATTTGTCTTACAGTCACTGTGGTCAGTTGGCCATGGCAATGGGGAATGTAGTAGAGGTTTACAG ACCGTCAGCTGATGAAATGAAACCGTATATGCGGCACAAGGCCGACTGGACAGTAACAAGTATGCAGTTCTGCCCATTCGAGGATATCCTGGGTATCGGTACAACGCGAGGAGTCTCCTCTCTTCTGGTACCTGGAAGCGGGGAAGCTAATTATGATGCTCTGGAACTTAATCCATTCCAAACTAAGAGTCAGAGACGCGAGGCTGAAGTGAAAGCTCTCCTAGATAAGATTCAGCCCGAGCTTATTACTTTGGATCCGATTGCCATAACGGAGGTGGACGTACCTAGTTTGAAGGACAAAGTAGAAGCGAAGAATAAACTCATA CATCTTAAACCAAAGGATATAGAATTTAACCCGCGTCGAACGAAAGTCAAAGGAAAAGGTGGAACAGCTAAAgttattaaaacgaaaaagatTCTAAAAGACTTGAATCGAAGG GAATACGTTACCACTATGCGACAAGCAGATATAAGACCGGACGTGGAGAGAACAGAAAGGCCGCGGAGGGATTATGGAGTATTGAATAGATTTGTATCGAAAACTAGATAA